One stretch of Juglans microcarpa x Juglans regia isolate MS1-56 chromosome 3D, Jm3101_v1.0, whole genome shotgun sequence DNA includes these proteins:
- the LOC121255215 gene encoding cytochrome P450 89A2-like yields the protein MEVWFIILISLCACFSLKSLFSFFSSSKTTKKNVSQGNLPPGPPTLPFIGNPHLLPKSMVDLRSLMYDLSHKYGPILTVYLGSEPLIFITSYTLAHQALVRHGATFANRPAVVPVSSVLSNNHKDIGGSPFGPTWKALRRNLISEVLHPTSLKSYSVERKRVLDSLIKGFHESSKLNQPVRLLDHIHPALFSLFIRMTFGELSETQIKEVEGIQYQFLVSYEQFTVLATWPRLGKLLLRNRWKRYLQFLKNQDDVILPLIRARKKLNKERGKAFELISYIDSLLDLKIPGEKGNVEEADILSLCSELINAGGDTSTTMLQWVLAYLVKHPRVQSKLFAEISEVVAKGAKEVSEDDLHKIPYLKAVVLETLRIHPPNTLLVPHTAMEDVELGGYTIPKDTKVNIVTALIGRDPNVWENPMEFRPERLLTSEDIGEEVSDVTAFKMMPFGAGRRKCPGNKLGLLLLQYFVSNLVWNFEFKTVDGEGVDLSEKVKFLIVMKNPVRAYVSPRIK from the coding sequence ATGGAGGTCTggttcatcatcctcatctctCTCTGTGCCTGTTTTTCCCTAAAATCACTCTTCAgctttttctcttcctccaaaACCACCAAGAAGAATGTTTCCCAAGGCAATCTCCCGCCGGGACCCCCAACTCTGCCTTTCATAGGAAATCCTCATTTGCTTCCCAAATCCATGGTTGATTTGAGATCTCTCATGTATGATCTCTCCCACAAGTATGGCCCGATTCTCACCGTCTATCTGGGCTCTGAACCCCTCATCTTCATCACCTCCTACACCCTTGCCCACCAAGCCCTTGTTCGACACGGCGCCACCTTTGCGAACCGACCTGCAGTCGTCCCCGTTAGCTCTGTTCTCAGCAACAACCACAAAGATATCGGCGGATCCCCCTTTGGCCCAACCTGGAAAGCCCTCCGTCGTAATCTCATTTCGGAAGTTCTCCACCCGACTTCGTTGAAATCTTACTCTGTTGAACGCAAGCGTGTCTTGGACTCATTGATCAAGGGCTTCCATGAATCTTCCAAGCTCAATCAGCCCGTCCGTCTGCTCGATCATATCCACCCTGCTTTATTTTCCTTGTTCATTCGCATGACTTTCGGAGAACTCAGCGAGACTCAAATCAAAGAAGTTGAAGGAATACAATATCAATTTCTTGTCTCTTACGAGCAGTTCACTGTGCTCGCTACCTGGCCCAGACTGGGGAAGTTGCTTCTCAGAAACCGTTGGAAAAGGTACCTACAATTCTTGAAGAACCAAGATGATGTGATTTTGCCATTGATCAGAGCCCGGAAGAAGTTGAACAAAGAGAGAGGCAAGGCATTCGAACTGATTTCTTACATAGATTCCTTACTGGACCTGAAAATACCCGGAGAGAAAGGTAACGTGGAAGAAGCAGATATTCTGAGCTTGTGCTCGGAGTTAATCAATGCAGGAGGCGACACAAGTACAACGATGCTGCAGTGGGTTTTGGCATATTTAGTGAAACACCCACGAGTTCAATCCAAACTTTTTGCAGAAATCAGCGAGGTGGTTGCAAAAGGAGCGAAAGAAGTATCGGAAGATGATTTGCACAAGATTCCATATCTGAAAGCAGTGGTTCTCGAGACTCTGAGAATTCACCCTCCAAACACCTTGTTGGTTCCACACACAGCCATGGAAGATGTTGAGCTCGGCGGCTACACAATCCCAAAAGACACGAAGGTGAACATCGTGACAGCACTGATCGGGAGAGATCCAAACGTGTGGGAGAATCCCATGGAGTTTAGGCCGGAGAGATTGTTGACTAGTGAAGACATTGGAGAAGAAGTGTCTGATGTAACAGCGTTCAAGATGATGCCCTTTGGTGCTGGGAGAAGGAAGTGTCCCGGGAACAAACTAGGATTGCTTCTCCTCCAGTATTTTGTTTCAAATCTGGTCTGGAATTTTGAGTTCAAAACAGTGGATGGGGAAGGTGTTGATCTTTCAGAAAAGGTAAAGTTCTTGATTGTGATGAAGAATCCAGTGCGTGCCTATGTATCTCCAAGAATCAAATAG